From the genome of Pelosinus fermentans DSM 17108:
AAGATTCGTAAAATGGGAGCTGTTCTTAGACATCGGGAAGTTGGCTATGCAGCCAATGCATTATGTGCGTGGATTGTTCCTGAGGAGCGTATTGTTGAAATCGGAAAAATGTTGGCAAAGGATGCAGTAGTATCCCACTGCTATGCGAGGATATCCCAACCTGGCTGGCCCTATAATTTTTATACAATGCTTCATGCTCATACCCGTAAGGACTGTAAGGTGCTAGCGGAAGATATCGCTAAGCGTACAGGGTTGCAGGAATATGTCATGCTATTTAGCACTAAAGAATGGAAAAAAATTAGTATGCAATATTTTAAAGACTAATCATCAATAATAAACCGTAGCAGCAGCACATGGATTACACATGTGCTGCTGCTTATTTTAGTATTTAATATAGTGAAAAAAGTAATTTATTATTGAGCAGTAAAAAAAGAGGGGATTGATTAGTAAGTGTAGAAAATTGGAAAATAAATAGAATAAAAATTCTGTATTTTTTGATAATTTACTTAAATTGATAAAAAGACATTATTTATGTAGGAGGTGCATAACTTGTAAGGATTCATAAAACTAAATGGGGATGAGGAGGTGAGAGTATATTACCTGAAGCTCATAAGGCATTATTATATCCTTCATCTAATCGTTAATAAGGTAAATAGAAAGGGGTGTTACTGAATGAATTGGACGCAAGTATATGATCCTATGCAGAATCTTGCTCTTTCATCATTATTGGCAGCTATTCCCATTATCGTAATTTTTTATTTACTGGCTATTCGACGGTCTCCTGGACAAATTGCTGGCGCCTTAGCGTTAGTTTCTGCTGTATTAGTTGCTATTTTTGTTTATCAAATGCCTCCAGGGTTAGCTATTACATCAGCTGCTATGGGAGCTTTATATGGAATATTCCCTATCTTCTGGATTGTAATTACGGCTATCTTTATTTATAACCTTACAGTAGAGACGGGACAATTTCAAATTGTTAAAGACTCTATTGCGACGATTACGGATGATCGCCGCCTGCAAGCTCTCTTAATTGCTTTTGGCTTTGGTGCTTTCCTGGAAGGCGCAGCAGGATTTGGAACTCCTGTGGCAATTTCTGCGGGTATGCTGGTGGGGCTTGGCTTTAATCCTTTATATGCTGCAGGATTATGTTTGATTGCCAATACTGCTCCAGTAGCTTTTGGCGGCATTGGTATTCCTATCATTGTTGCTGGCCAGGTTACAGGGCTCGATACTATGAAAATTAGTGCTATGGTAGGGCGGCAATTACCATTTCTATCAATTATCATTCCGATATGGTTGGTGGTTTTAATGTCTGGCTGGAAGGCTGCGAAAGAGGTATTGCCTGCATGTTTAGTAGCTGGCGTATCCTTTGCTGGCGTACAGTGGTTTTCTTCTAATTATATCGGGCCAGAACTTCCCGACATTTTATCTTCACTTGCATGTATTGTTTCCTTGACAATATTCTTGAAATATTGGAAACCTGCTAATATCTGGCGCTTTGAAAATGAACCAGCACCGACTCTTGTCGCTGACAGAGCTGCCTTGACTCTTGGCAAGGTTTTAAAAGCATGGTCTCCTTTTATCATTTTAACGGTAATGGTCATTTTATGGGGTTTAAAACCGGTAGTAGCATCATTAAATACTGTAACTATTAATTGGATAGTACCAGGTCTTGATAAACTTGTTACACAGGTTGCACCTATTGCAAAACAACCAGTAGCTTTAGCGGCTCTTTATAAAATCAATTGGTTAAGTGCTGCAGGTACAGCATTATTTATTGCAAGTATTCTTACCGCTGCTGTTTTAGGTGTTGGTCCTAGCCGATTTATTGCTGTTTTTGCAAAAACCTTCAAACAGTTATTGAAACCTTTGATCACCATTCCTTGTGTTCTAGGTTTAGCTTACGTTATGAATTACTCAGGAATGAGCTCTACTCTAGGTCTATTCCTTGCGGGTTCAGGTTCGCTATTTCCATTCTTCTCTCCATTTTTAGGGTGGCTAGGAGTATTTTTAACAGGCTCCGATACTTCTGCCAATGCTTTATTTGGCAATTTACAATCCGTTACCGGGCAGCAGATTGGTGTTGATCCGATCTTAACAGTAGCGGGAAATTCATCAGGCGGGGTTTGCGGCAAGATGATTTCTCCGCAAAGTATTGCTGTAGCTACCGCAGCTACAGGATTAGTCGGCAAAGAAGGCGACTTGTTTAGCTTTACAGTAAAACATTCCCTAGTCTTGGCAGTGATTGTAGGTCTCATAACCTATGCACAGGCTTATTGGCTCAGTTGGATGATCCCCTGATTCATAGTAATGCGCGTAATAGGTTGTGATAGATAGTAAACAGAAACTGGCAATGACTAATGAAAAATTAGATAGCTGTGCACTTGAATGAAAAGGTGCGCAGCTATTTTTTTTATTTTTAATTAATATATATTTTGCTTTTGGTCAAACTAAGCAAGTAGACTAAGAAGTCAAAATGAAATCTTGTCTATTGAAGCATGCATGACATAGCAAAGACGCTATATGCAATTAGTAATAGTTGAAATCTCAACGTAAAAGGAGTGCATATTAAATCATGGAATGGACACAAATCTATGACCCGATGCATAGTTTAGTTTTTTCCGCATTATTAGCAGCTATTCCGATTATCGTGATGTTCTATTTATTGGCGGTTCGTCGCACTGCAGGGCAAATTGCTGGTGTGATGGCCTTGATTTCTGCCATATTGGTAGCAGTCTTAGCCTATCAAATGCCTGTCAATCTTGCCATTATAGCAGCAGCTATGGGAGCCTTATATGGAATTTTTCCCATTTTCTGGATTGTAATCACGGCTATATTTATTTACAATTTAACTGTTGAGACCGGGCAATTTGAAATTATAAAAGATTCTATTGCCACCATTACGGATGACCGACGGTTACAAGCTTTGTTAATCGCTTTTGGTTTTGGTGCCTTTTTAGAAGGAGCAGCAGGTTTTGGTGCTCCTGTTGCAATCTCTGCTGGAATGCTGGTAGGTCTTGGCTTTGATCCTTTATATGCAGCAGGATTATGCTTGATTGCTAATACTGCTCCTGTAGCCTTTGGTGCTATCGGAATTCCGATTATTGTTGCAGGACAAGTTACAGGCATAGATGTAATGAAAATTAGTGCTATGGTGGGAAGACAATTGCCGTTCCTTTCAGTGATTATCCCTATTTGGCTAATTGTTCTTATGTCTGGTTGGAAGGCTATGAAAGAAGTCTTACCGGCTTGTTTAATAGCAGGTATATCATTCGCTGGTGTACAATGGTATTCTTCCAATTATATTGGACCAGAACTTCCTGATATTTTATCTTCTCTAGCTTGTATTATTGCTTTAACAATATTTTTAAGAAGTTGGAAGCCCGCAAGTATTTGGCGATTTGAAAATGAACCGCCTCCCACTCTGGCTATTAATCGATCGGTATTAACATTTGGTAAGGTATTAAAAGCGTGGTCACCATTTATTATTTTAATTATAATGGTGATTTTATGGGGCTTACATCCTGTAGTTGCAGTTCTTGACGCAGTAACCGTTAAATGGCTGGTACCAGGGTTGGATAAGATGATTGTGCAGGTTGCACCGATTGTCAAGCAAGCAACACCTATGGCAGCTCTTTATAAGATCAATTGGTTAAGTGCTGCAGGTACGGGATTATTTATTGCCAGCATATTTACAGCAGCAGTACTGGGGGTTGGACCTGGCAGATTTATCTCTATTTTTGCTGAAACCTTTAAGCAATTGACAAAGCCATTTATTACGATTCCCAGTGTGCTTGGTTTGGCTTATGTTATGAATTATTCAGGGATGACTTCTACTCTAGGATTATTCCTTGCAGGTACAGGTTCTTTATTTCCTTTTTTCTCACCTTTCTTAGGATGGCTAGGCGTATTCCTGACTGGTTCCGATACTTCTGCCAATGCTTTATTTTCCAATTTGCAAGCTGTTACTGCACAACAGGTTGGCATTGATCCGATTATAGCAGTAGCAGCAAATTCATCAGGTGGTGTTTGTGGTAAAATGATTTCACCACAAAGTATCGCCGTGGCTACAGCAGCAACTGGGCTTGTTGGCAAAGAAGGGGATTTATTTAGTTTCACAGTTAAACATTCCCTAGTGTTAGCTGTTATTGTTGGTATCATGACTTATGTACAAGCATATTGGCTAAATTGGATGATTCCTTAAGATAATAAATAATAGTAAAATAACACATGAAATACTGGGTGTAGATTATTCTTTACCCAGTATTTTTACTTTACTAAATTAACAAGCAGCTCAAAAAAGGTTTTCAGAAATACGTTTTATTAGCGACTCCATAATGCACGATAATTAAAAGGAGGAAACACCTTCTTAAAATTGGTCCGGTAACCATAATAAAACGATATTTTTTCCACGAAATATAAGAAAAATTGTCATTTTATATGATATTTTACAATATTATTTAATAGTTTGACTTAGAGATTGTCGAAAAATTTAAAAAAGCAATAGACGTAAAGACAGATAATAGTGTATTATAGTAACAGACTTTGCGTGTAGGTGATTAAAATAGTGGATAAAAATTCGATGTTTGATATTGTAAAAAGTGATTTAATGTTATTGGAAACGGAATTACTTTCTGTCATACACTCTCCTGAAAAATTAATAACGGATATTAGCAAGCATTTAATAGAAGCTGGTGGCAAACGATTGCGTCCTGCTTTGTATTTTATGTGCACAAAAAGCCGGGTAGCTGATATGGAAGCAATAATGCCAATGGCGATTGCTATTGAATTAATACATATGGCTACTTTAGTTCATGATGATGTGATTGATAACGCAGCAACTCGTCGCGGGAAAGCAACTGCTAACTCTTGTTGGGGCAATCATTCATCGGTATTAATCGGTGATTATTTATTTGCTAAAGCTTTTTCCCTAGTGGCAAATAAGGCTAGCAGCGAAATGCTTAAAGTATTGACAGATGTAATTTGTTCAATGTGCGAAGGCGAGATTAATCAGAATCGAAGTACTTTCCAGACTAATCAGAAGGAAAGTGATTATTTAGGACGTATCGAACAAAAAACTGCTGATTTTATTGCAGCTAGCTGTGAGTTAGGCGGTTTGGCAGTGGGACTGTCTATAGACGAAACGAAAGCCTTACGGGAATATGGATACTCATTAGGAATGGCTTTTCAAATCACAGATGATATTTTAGATGTTACCGCATCTTCAGAACAAATTGGTAAACCTGTTGGTAATGATTTACGACAAGGAATTGTAACATTGCCTATCATTTATGCTTTGGAGCATAGCCCACATAAGGAAGAGTTACAAGAAATTGTACAAACTAAGAATATGTCGGAAGAGAAAATTAAACGCGGCTTGGCGATTCTTCATGAAACGGATGCAATCGAGTATTCCTACAGCCGTGTTGCAGATTATTTACAATATGCACGTAATGTTATACCTGCCAACATATTGGGAGAACATAGGGAAGCATTTATTGCAGTAGCTGATTTTGTAGGTTTGCGTAATTATTAAACGTATGGTTTGCATAGATAAGATTTATTGTGAAAGTGTAATGAATGGGGAAGACTTGGTGCGGGCCAAGTCTTTTCTTTTTAGAGGATTTTAGGTATAATAAATAAATAAGTTTTACGTTGAAAGGGGTTATGTATCAATGTTTAGTTTTAGTATGCCTGAATTGGTATTAATATTAGTAATCGCACTTGTTGTTTTCGGTCCTGGAAAACTTCCGGAAGTTGGTAAAGCTCTAGGGAGAGGTATTCAGGAATTTAAAAAGGCTACAACTGGGGAGAGTAAAGAAGATCCTGTAACCAAAGAAGAGAGTAAGGCAGAAGATAAAAAGTGAGGAATACTCAATGGCGGATATAATAAATACGGATAAGGATAATGATCAGCTTGAGGATGCTGCTATTGATAACGGAATGTCTTTAGTGGAACATCTCCAGGAATTAAGGCGCAGGCTGATTATTATTATTATAGCTGTGGCTGCAGGGAGTCTGATTAGTTATTTTTATGCTGCCGAGTTAGTACACTATATTACGGCTCCTGCTGGTAAATTATATTATATGAGTCCGGCAGAAGCTTTTTTTACCTACATCAGAGTATCTGTTTTTGCGGGTTTTCTATTAGCATTGCCGATTGTTCTGTATCAAATTTGGGCGTTTGTTGTGCCTGCGTTAACGAAGAAAGAGCATTTGGCTTCTATTATTTTAGTACCTTCCTCAGTGCTGTTATTTTTTATAGGACTTGCTTTTTCCTATGCACTTGTTTTACCGGCGGGAATTAAGTTTTTCATGGGTTTTGCCACGGAAGATCTTCAACCGTTGTTATCGTTAGGTGAATATTTATCTTTTGTCATTTCTTTTTTATTGCCTTTTGGTTTTATCTTTGAGTTACCGTTATTTATCATTGTTATGGCTAAATTTGGTCTCATAAGTTCGAGTTTTTTAACGGACAAGCGTAAACATGTTTTGGTGTTATCATTTGTGATAGGTGCTGTAATTTCACCTACTCCAGATGTTTTTTCCCAGACGATGGTAGCTGTACCCGTAATTGTATTATATGAACTTAGTATTTTGATTGTAAAATATATTTTGAAGAAATAATAATTATAAAAGCCAATGAAAGGACGTTATATATGGCATTTACTGATTTACGTGAATTCATTCATGCTCTAGAAGAGCGAGGTTGGTTAAAGCGCATTCAAGAAGAGGTAGATTGTGACCTGGAGATTACAGAGATCACTGACAGGGTATCTAAAATGTCTGGTGAGAAAAATGTAGCTATACTTTTTGAAAATGTAAAAGGATACAATATGCCTGTACTCATGAATGCTTTTGGCAGTATGGAGCGTATGGCGCTGGCTTTAGGTGTAGACAAGCTTGATGATATTGCAGCAGAAGTAAAAGAAATCTTCAAATTACCTTATATTTCTGTGCAGAATAAATTAGATCTATTGAAGATTATTCCTACCGCTAAGCGGGCGATAAACTTTCCTAAGTATGTAAAGAGCGGATCATGTAAAGAAGTGATTATTAAAGATCAGCCTTCGTTAGATAAATTTCCGATCTTAAAATGCTGGCCTGGTGATGCAGGAAAATTTATTACATTACCTTTAGTATTTACTAAAAATCCTTTGAATGGCAAACGGAATGTGGGAATGTATCGCTTGCAAGTATATGATGGACAAACGACAGGTATGCATTGGCATATTCATAAAAATGGGGCAGAAAATTATCGGGCACATCAGACATTAGGTAAAGATCGTATTGAGGTGGCTGTGGCTATTGGTACTGATCCAGCTCTTACATATGCAGCTACGGCTCCATTGCCGAAAGATATTGATGAAATGGTATTTGCAGGATTTTTGCGTAAAAAATCCGTTGAAATGATTAAATGTGAAACGGTGGATGTAGAAGTACCAGCTCATTCGGAAATTGTCCTGGAAGGGTATGTGATGATTGATGAATTGAGAAGGGAAGGGCCTTTTGGTGACCATACGGGTTATTATTCCCTTGCTGATGATTACCCAGTATTTCATATTACTTGTATTACTCATCGTAAAGATCCTATTTATCCAGCTACCATCGTAGGTAAACCGCCAATGGAAGATTGTTTCTTAGCAAAAGCCACGGAACGTATTTTCCTGCCTGTATTGCAAATGAATTTACCGGAAATCATTGATTTGAATCTGCCTTTAGAGGGTGTTTTTCATAATTGTGCCGTGGTATCGATAAAGAAGACCTATCCCCAGCAAGCCAAAAAAGTAATGCATGCGATTTGGGGTATGGGGCAAATGATGTTTACTAAAATGGTTATTGTCGTGGATGAACACGTTAATGTGCAGGACATGAATGAAGTATGGTGGCGCGTGTATAATAACATTGATGCTCGCCGTGATATTGTGATGGTGGATGGACCGCTGGATGTACTGGATCATTCTTCGCCGATGCCAAACTGGGGGACCAAAGTGGGGATTGATGCCACAAAAGCCTGGGCTGCCGAAGGCTATACCCGGGAATGGCCGGATGAAATTGAAATGTCAGCTGAAATAAAAGAAATGGTTGACAAGAAATGGAAGGGATTGGGTCTTGAGTAAAATTAAAGCACATCTTGATAATATCGTATTATCCCATACTGTATTTGCCTTACCCTTTTCCTATATTGGTGCGATATTAGCATCTGGCGGTATACCTACGGGCAGAGAATTCTTTTGGATTACTTTGGCTATGGTGGGTGCGCGCAGTGCAGCTATGGCATTAAATAATTGTATTGATTTAAAATATGACAAATTGCAGCCAAGGTTCGCAAATCGCCCCATGGTAACCGGGGCGGTTAAGCCTTGGGAGGCAATACTTTTAACATTAGCCAGCTTGGGGCTATTTGTCTGGGCGGCAGCCAATTTGCATCCGTTATGCTTACAATTGGCTCCCTTCGCGATACTTCCTTTAGTCATTTATCCTTATATGAAGCGATTTTCCTGGACTTGTCATTTAGTTCTGGGCCTGGCTTTATCCATTGCACCCATTGGCTCTTGGGTAGCGATACGGGGAGATATTACCATGCCTATCATCCTGCTTGGGTTAGCT
Proteins encoded in this window:
- a CDS encoding AsnC family transcriptional regulator codes for the protein MLDELDKKIIVIMQEDFPLVAEPYREIAERLGIHEDELLGRLKEYRQSGKIRKMGAVLRHREVGYAANALCAWIVPEERIVEIGKMLAKDAVVSHCYARISQPGWPYNFYTMLHAHTRKDCKVLAEDIAKRTGLQEYVMLFSTKEWKKISMQYFKD
- a CDS encoding L-lactate permease, with the protein product MNWTQVYDPMQNLALSSLLAAIPIIVIFYLLAIRRSPGQIAGALALVSAVLVAIFVYQMPPGLAITSAAMGALYGIFPIFWIVITAIFIYNLTVETGQFQIVKDSIATITDDRRLQALLIAFGFGAFLEGAAGFGTPVAISAGMLVGLGFNPLYAAGLCLIANTAPVAFGGIGIPIIVAGQVTGLDTMKISAMVGRQLPFLSIIIPIWLVVLMSGWKAAKEVLPACLVAGVSFAGVQWFSSNYIGPELPDILSSLACIVSLTIFLKYWKPANIWRFENEPAPTLVADRAALTLGKVLKAWSPFIILTVMVILWGLKPVVASLNTVTINWIVPGLDKLVTQVAPIAKQPVALAALYKINWLSAAGTALFIASILTAAVLGVGPSRFIAVFAKTFKQLLKPLITIPCVLGLAYVMNYSGMSSTLGLFLAGSGSLFPFFSPFLGWLGVFLTGSDTSANALFGNLQSVTGQQIGVDPILTVAGNSSGGVCGKMISPQSIAVATAATGLVGKEGDLFSFTVKHSLVLAVIVGLITYAQAYWLSWMIP
- a CDS encoding L-lactate permease — protein: MEWTQIYDPMHSLVFSALLAAIPIIVMFYLLAVRRTAGQIAGVMALISAILVAVLAYQMPVNLAIIAAAMGALYGIFPIFWIVITAIFIYNLTVETGQFEIIKDSIATITDDRRLQALLIAFGFGAFLEGAAGFGAPVAISAGMLVGLGFDPLYAAGLCLIANTAPVAFGAIGIPIIVAGQVTGIDVMKISAMVGRQLPFLSVIIPIWLIVLMSGWKAMKEVLPACLIAGISFAGVQWYSSNYIGPELPDILSSLACIIALTIFLRSWKPASIWRFENEPPPTLAINRSVLTFGKVLKAWSPFIILIIMVILWGLHPVVAVLDAVTVKWLVPGLDKMIVQVAPIVKQATPMAALYKINWLSAAGTGLFIASIFTAAVLGVGPGRFISIFAETFKQLTKPFITIPSVLGLAYVMNYSGMTSTLGLFLAGTGSLFPFFSPFLGWLGVFLTGSDTSANALFSNLQAVTAQQVGIDPIIAVAANSSGGVCGKMISPQSIAVATAATGLVGKEGDLFSFTVKHSLVLAVIVGIMTYVQAYWLNWMIP
- a CDS encoding polyprenyl synthetase family protein, with the translated sequence MFDIVKSDLMLLETELLSVIHSPEKLITDISKHLIEAGGKRLRPALYFMCTKSRVADMEAIMPMAIAIELIHMATLVHDDVIDNAATRRGKATANSCWGNHSSVLIGDYLFAKAFSLVANKASSEMLKVLTDVICSMCEGEINQNRSTFQTNQKESDYLGRIEQKTADFIAASCELGGLAVGLSIDETKALREYGYSLGMAFQITDDILDVTASSEQIGKPVGNDLRQGIVTLPIIYALEHSPHKEELQEIVQTKNMSEEKIKRGLAILHETDAIEYSYSRVADYLQYARNVIPANILGEHREAFIAVADFVGLRNY
- a CDS encoding twin-arginine translocase TatA/TatE family subunit translates to MFSFSMPELVLILVIALVVFGPGKLPEVGKALGRGIQEFKKATTGESKEDPVTKEESKAEDKK
- the tatC gene encoding twin-arginine translocase subunit TatC, giving the protein MADIINTDKDNDQLEDAAIDNGMSLVEHLQELRRRLIIIIIAVAAGSLISYFYAAELVHYITAPAGKLYYMSPAEAFFTYIRVSVFAGFLLALPIVLYQIWAFVVPALTKKEHLASIILVPSSVLLFFIGLAFSYALVLPAGIKFFMGFATEDLQPLLSLGEYLSFVISFLLPFGFIFELPLFIIVMAKFGLISSSFLTDKRKHVLVLSFVIGAVISPTPDVFSQTMVAVPVIVLYELSILIVKYILKK
- a CDS encoding menaquinone biosynthesis decarboxylase, whose translation is MAFTDLREFIHALEERGWLKRIQEEVDCDLEITEITDRVSKMSGEKNVAILFENVKGYNMPVLMNAFGSMERMALALGVDKLDDIAAEVKEIFKLPYISVQNKLDLLKIIPTAKRAINFPKYVKSGSCKEVIIKDQPSLDKFPILKCWPGDAGKFITLPLVFTKNPLNGKRNVGMYRLQVYDGQTTGMHWHIHKNGAENYRAHQTLGKDRIEVAVAIGTDPALTYAATAPLPKDIDEMVFAGFLRKKSVEMIKCETVDVEVPAHSEIVLEGYVMIDELRREGPFGDHTGYYSLADDYPVFHITCITHRKDPIYPATIVGKPPMEDCFLAKATERIFLPVLQMNLPEIIDLNLPLEGVFHNCAVVSIKKTYPQQAKKVMHAIWGMGQMMFTKMVIVVDEHVNVQDMNEVWWRVYNNIDARRDIVMVDGPLDVLDHSSPMPNWGTKVGIDATKAWAAEGYTREWPDEIEMSAEIKEMVDKKWKGLGLE
- a CDS encoding UbiA-like polyprenyltransferase, whose translation is MSKIKAHLDNIVLSHTVFALPFSYIGAILASGGIPTGREFFWITLAMVGARSAAMALNNCIDLKYDKLQPRFANRPMVTGAVKPWEAILLTLASLGLFVWAAANLHPLCLQLAPFAILPLVIYPYMKRFSWTCHLVLGLALSIAPIGSWVAIRGDITMPIILLGLAVGVWIASFDAIYGCQDVAFDKKHGLHSMPVRFGIPRTLAICKAMHVISIIGFYLVGQLMNMHGIYYAGVILAGLVLIYQHSIVTPTDFRLVTQAYFMRNGLVSIALLVFTVISILA